Proteins from a single region of Nerophis ophidion isolate RoL-2023_Sa linkage group LG08, RoL_Noph_v1.0, whole genome shotgun sequence:
- the dolk gene encoding dolichol kinase, translating into MQIEAVLVESAVVSAVVLCVHVVVWNQHSWCAVALAIQAFYVQHKWDRLLKSGSAVFQFRPSANSGIVPASMVMPLLGLVLRTKCSEAGSVHLERFSMVVTVSGMTLALFLSLIALGVTRPLPTNTCVVAGLAASAVFYTTKQTLTVSEVIEVMEVLLIFVYLSLIVLYLLPRCFTPGEALLVVGAISFVVNQLIKRSLLSLAEAKGDPIQYLLPVLVVGSLLLGVFFALLFCFMESETWVSSLFFHTMTAVLGLGVLMPWLSLFIGRHPIMWLWDFVTLSERRLALIGYWVLLCALATCVVLHQNYQRQSGSKKHQASTVVRKYFHLIVVATFVPGLLYDRHLLHVASVGCLAVFLFLEYVRYFRIKPLGQPLRQLLTLFLDERDSGPLILTHIYLLLGMALPVWLFPGACAPKGILSGAGGLVPYAGVLAVGVGDTVASVFGSTMGEIRWPGTKKTMEGTATSVFAQIIAVVIFLIFDTSINLNSTYLWIVGSIALVAMLEAYTSQIDNLLLPLYLLILLML; encoded by the coding sequence ATGCAGATCGAGGCGGTGCTGGTGGAGTCGGCCGTGGTGTCGGCGGTGGTACTGTGCGTCCACGTGGTGGTGTGGAACCAGCACTCGTGGTGCGCCGTCGCCCTCGCCATCCAGGCCTTCTACGTCCAGCACAAATGGGACCGTCTGCTCAAGTCAGGGAGCGCCGTCTTCCAGTTCCGCCCTTCGGCCAACAGCGGCATCGTCCCGGCCTCCATGGTGATGCCGTTGCTGGGTTTGGTGCTGAGGACCAAGTGCTCCGAGGCGGGGAGTGTCCACTTGGAGCGCTTCTCCATGGTGGTGACGGTCAGCGGCATGACGCTGGCGCTCTTCCTGTCGCTGATCGCGCTGGGCGTCACACGACCTTTGCCCACCAACACCTGCGTGGTCGCCGGCCTGGCCGCCAGCGCCGTCTTCTACACCACCAAGCAGACGCTGACGGTGTCGGAGGTCATCGAGGTGATGGAGGTGCTGCTGATCTTCGTCTACCTCAGCCTGATCGTGCTCTACCTGCTGCCTCGCTGCTTCACGCCCGGCGAGGCCCTCCTGGTAGTGGGCGCCATCAGCTTCGTGGTAAACCAGCTCATCAAGCGCTCGCTGCTGAGCCTGGCGGAGGCAAAGGGCGACCCCATCCAGTACCTCCTACCGGTGCTGGTGGTTGGCTCGCTGCTGCTGGGCGTCTTCTTCGCGCTGCTCTTCTGCTTCATGGAGTCGGAGACCTGGGTGTCCTCGCTGTTCTTCCACACCATGACGGCCGTGCTGGGCTTGGGCGTCCTCATGCCGTGGCTCTCGCTCTTCATCGGACGCCATCCCATCATGTGGCTGTGGGACTTTGTCACGCTCAGCGAGCGCCGGCTCGCCTTGATAGGCTACTGGGTCTTGCTGTGCGCCCTGGCCACCTGCGTAGTGCTGCACCAGAACTACCAGCGCCAGTCCGGGTCCAAGAAGCACCAGGCCTCCACCGTGGTCCGGAAGTACTTCCATCTCATAGTGGTGGCCACTTTTGTTCCTGGGCTTCTGTACGACCGCCATCTGCTGCACGTGGCGTCCGTGGGCTGCTTGGCCGTCTTCCTCTTCCTTGAGTACGTGCGTTACTTTCGCATCAAGCCGCTGGGTCAACCACTGCGCCAGCTGCTCACCTTGTTCCTGGACGAGCGTGACTCCGGGCCCCTCATCCTGACCCACATCTACCTGCTCCTCGGCATGGCCCTGCCCGTCTGGCTCTTCCCGGGTGCCTGCGCCCCAAAGGGGATTCTTTCCGGCGCCGGCGGCCTGGTGCCCTACGCCGGCGTCCTCGCCGTAGGTGTGGGCGACACCGTGGCCTCGGTGTTCGGCAGCACCATGGGGGAGATCCGCTGGCCCGGCACCAAGAAGACGATGGAGGGAACGGCGACGTCCGTGTTCGCCCAAATCATCGCCGTGGTCATTTTTCTCATCTTTGACACCAGCATCAACTTGAACTCCACCTACTTGTGGATCGTGGGCTCCATCGCACTGGTGGCCATGCTGGAGGCGTACACCTCCCAGATCGACAACCTCCTCCTGCCCCTCTACCTCCTCATCCTGCTGATGCTCTGA
- the phyhd1 gene encoding phytanoyl-CoA dioxygenase domain-containing protein 1 isoform X2: protein MEDGYVVLDGLLTPPECDQLRQRMSEVVDNMDVPPHCRTTFSTYQDEQLKAQGNADYFITSGDKIRFFFEKGVFDDKGEFVVPKHRSLNKIGHALHAYEPLFRKVTHSAKVQGIARKLGLVHPVLLQSMYIFKQPRIGGEVIAHQDATFLYTEPLGRVLGLWIALEDATVKNGCLWFIPGSHKSNVTRRMVRTPKGTYPLTDFVGKEQDYDDNKFVPVEVQKGGVVLIHGQVVHRSAENVSEDSRHVYTFHVMESRDTQWSPENWLQPSEELPFPPLYTE, encoded by the exons ATGGAGGACGGCTATGTGGTTCTGGACGGCCTTTTGACCCCGCCCGAGTGCGACCAGCTGCGACAGAGGATGTCCGAGGTCGTGGACAACATGGACGTCCCGCCGCACTGCCGCACCACCTTCTCCACCTACCAGGATGAGCAACTCAAGGCGCAG GGAAATGCAGACTATTTCATCACCAGTGGCGATAAGATCCGCTTCTTCTTCGAGAAGGGAGTGTTTGACGACAAAG GAGAATTTGTGGTACCAAAACATCGATCGCTGAATAAAATTGGACATG CACTTCATGCTTATGAGCCTTTGTTCAGAAAAGTGACTCATTCAGCCAAAGTCCAG GGCATCGCCAGGAAGCTCGGCCTCGTTCATCCCGTTTTACTGCAGAGCATGTACATCTTTAAG CAACCTAGGATAGGTGGGGAAG TAATTGCTCACCAGGACGCCACGTTTTTGTACACGGAGCCCCTGGGTAGGGTGCTAGGCCTGTGGATCGCCCTGGAGGACGCCACTGTGAAGAATGGATGTCTGTGGTTCATCCCAGGGTCCCACAAAA GCAACGTGACTCGGCGAATGGTGCGGACCCCCAAGGGCACCTACCCTCTGACAGACTTTGTTGGAAAAGAGCAGGATTACGACGACAACAAGTTTGTCCCAGTCGAAGTCCAAAAAG GTGGCGTTGTGCTGATTCACGGCCAAGTGGTGCATCGTAGTGCTGAGAACGTCTCTGAGGACTCCCGGCACGTGTACACTTTCCACGTCATGGAGTCACGTGACACCCAGTGGAGCCCTGAGAACTG GCTGCAGCCTAGTGAAGAGCTTCCTTTCCCGCCTCTTTACACCGAATAA
- the phyhd1 gene encoding phytanoyl-CoA dioxygenase domain-containing protein 1 isoform X1 — protein MEDGYVVLDGLLTPPECDQLRQRMSEVVDNMDVPPHCRTTFSTYQDEQLKAQGNADYFITSGDKIRFFFEKGVFDDKGEFVVPKHRSLNKIGHALHAYEPLFRKVTHSAKVQGIARKLGLVHPVLLQSMYIFKQPRIGGEVIAHQDATFLYTEPLGRVLGLWIALEDATVKNGCLWFIPGSHKTGNVTRRMVRTPKGTYPLTDFVGKEQDYDDNKFVPVEVQKGGVVLIHGQVVHRSAENVSEDSRHVYTFHVMESRDTQWSPENWLQPSEELPFPPLYTE, from the exons ATGGAGGACGGCTATGTGGTTCTGGACGGCCTTTTGACCCCGCCCGAGTGCGACCAGCTGCGACAGAGGATGTCCGAGGTCGTGGACAACATGGACGTCCCGCCGCACTGCCGCACCACCTTCTCCACCTACCAGGATGAGCAACTCAAGGCGCAG GGAAATGCAGACTATTTCATCACCAGTGGCGATAAGATCCGCTTCTTCTTCGAGAAGGGAGTGTTTGACGACAAAG GAGAATTTGTGGTACCAAAACATCGATCGCTGAATAAAATTGGACATG CACTTCATGCTTATGAGCCTTTGTTCAGAAAAGTGACTCATTCAGCCAAAGTCCAG GGCATCGCCAGGAAGCTCGGCCTCGTTCATCCCGTTTTACTGCAGAGCATGTACATCTTTAAG CAACCTAGGATAGGTGGGGAAG TAATTGCTCACCAGGACGCCACGTTTTTGTACACGGAGCCCCTGGGTAGGGTGCTAGGCCTGTGGATCGCCCTGGAGGACGCCACTGTGAAGAATGGATGTCTGTGGTTCATCCCAGGGTCCCACAAAA CAGGCAACGTGACTCGGCGAATGGTGCGGACCCCCAAGGGCACCTACCCTCTGACAGACTTTGTTGGAAAAGAGCAGGATTACGACGACAACAAGTTTGTCCCAGTCGAAGTCCAAAAAG GTGGCGTTGTGCTGATTCACGGCCAAGTGGTGCATCGTAGTGCTGAGAACGTCTCTGAGGACTCCCGGCACGTGTACACTTTCCACGTCATGGAGTCACGTGACACCCAGTGGAGCCCTGAGAACTG GCTGCAGCCTAGTGAAGAGCTTCCTTTCCCGCCTCTTTACACCGAATAA